TTTTACAGAAGTCTTTGATTTTTTTCATCTAACTTTTTATGACCACATTCTCCTTTATGATCACATTTTCCATCATCCATATTTTCGTCGTCTTCTTCAAGAAGATGTATCAGCTCTTCAATACTTACTTTGCGATCCGTAAGCTTTGATTTTTGGATAATAAAATCAACAACTTTTTCTTCAAAAATAGGAGCCTGAAAAGCTGTCATTGCTTCTTGGTTATTGCGGTAATATTCTATAATTTCCTTTTGATGCTCGGGATAGTTCATAGAGTATTCATAAAGTGCTTTTCCAAGCTCTTGATTTGTTACCTTTATATTATTCTGAATGCCGATCTCAGCAAGCAAAAGACCAAGTCTCACGCGCCTTTCTGCAATTTTTCTGTAGTCCGCTTGAAGGGCTTCTTTTTCTGCCTGAGACAGAGGCTTCATATCCGTTTGTTGTTTATTTTTTTCAAAATTTTCGTGCTCTTTCCAGATGGCGTCAAATTCTAAATCAATAAGCCCAGCTGGCACATCAAATTGATGATCTTGAGAGAGACGATCTAAAATTTGGCGCTTCATATTTTGACGTGTATAAGAATCGTAATGGGAGATTATAGAATCTTTAACAGCTTTCTTAAACTCCTCAACATCTTTGAAACCATTGTTTTTTGAAAGAACTTCGAGATTTGAAGACTCTAAAACCATGATATCTTTTATTGTAAATGTAATTTCAGCGTTTTTTCCTGAATCTTTTCCATAATTTGGAGAAGGAAGCACAATATCTTGCGTCTTCGTATCTCCAATTTTAAGACCTTCCAAAGATTTATCAAATTCAATGCCAAAAAAATTTGACCCCATTGTATAAGGAACGCCTTCTCCTTCTTTTTTATCAATTACTTTTT
This genomic stretch from Pseudomonadota bacterium harbors:
- a CDS encoding trigger factor, encoding MKITENQVTGLIHHFNIIIPAAEIAQSMDIRLNKIGQTVQMPGFRKGKVPFAMLKQRYGRAALGEVVEEQVEKNVQKALTDAKIRPALKPKVTLEHFREGEDLTIKVSVEALPKIENLSIEGFTLENLKADVTDEEVDARIEKLRENTKLPTALKNPRSIQKGDIVYLVYSITLNKKVIDKKEGEGVPYTMGSNFFGIEFDKSLEGLKIGDTKTQDIVLPSPNYGKDSGKNAEITFTIKDIMVLESSNLEVLSKNNGFKDVEEFKKAVKDSIISHYDSYTRQNMKRQILDRLSQDHQFDVPAGLIDLEFDAIWKEHENFEKNKQQTDMKPLSQAEKEALQADYRKIAERRVRLGLLLAEIGIQNNIKVTNQELGKALYEYSMNYPEHQKEIIEYYRNNQEAMTAFQAPIFEEKVVDFIIQKSKLTDRKVSIEELIHLLEEDDENMDDGKCDHKGECGHKKLDEKNQRLL